In one Paraburkholderia azotifigens genomic region, the following are encoded:
- the leuD gene encoding 3-isopropylmalate dehydratase small subunit yields the protein MEKFIVHTGVVAPLDRENVDTDAIIPKQFLKSIKRTGFGPNAFDEWRYLDHGEPGQDNSKRPLNPDFVLNQPRYQGASVLLTRQNFGCGSSREHAPWALQQYGFRAIIAPSFADIFYNNCFKNGLLPIVLTEQQVDHLFNETFAFNGFQLTVDLEKQVVRTTDGATEYPFDVAGFRKYCLLNGFDDIGLTLRHADKIRQYEAERIAKQPWLNNRLVR from the coding sequence ATGGAAAAATTCATCGTACACACCGGCGTCGTGGCGCCGCTCGATCGCGAGAACGTCGACACGGACGCGATCATTCCGAAGCAGTTCCTCAAGTCGATCAAGCGCACCGGCTTCGGCCCCAACGCGTTCGACGAATGGCGTTATCTCGATCACGGCGAACCGGGCCAGGACAACTCGAAGCGTCCGCTGAATCCGGATTTCGTGCTGAACCAGCCGCGCTATCAGGGCGCGTCGGTACTGCTCACGCGTCAGAACTTCGGCTGCGGCAGCTCGCGCGAACATGCGCCGTGGGCGCTGCAGCAGTACGGCTTTCGCGCGATCATCGCGCCGAGCTTCGCGGACATCTTCTACAACAACTGCTTCAAGAACGGTCTGCTGCCCATCGTGCTGACGGAACAGCAGGTCGATCATCTGTTTAACGAAACCTTCGCGTTCAACGGCTTCCAGCTGACCGTCGATCTGGAAAAGCAGGTCGTGCGCACGACGGACGGCGCCACCGAATATCCGTTCGACGTCGCCGGGTTCCGCAAGTACTGCCTGCTGAACGGCTTCGACGACATTGGCCTCACGCTGCGTCACGCGGACAAGATTCGCCAGTACGAAGCCGAGCGTATCGCGAAGCAGCCGTGGCTGAACAATCGCCTCGTGCGCTGA
- the leuB gene encoding 3-isopropylmalate dehydrogenase: protein MKIAVLPGDGIGKEIVKEAVKVLNVLGEKFELEEAPVGGAGYEAAGHPLPEATLKLAKEADAILFGAVGDWKYDSLERALRPEQAILGLRKHLQLFANFRPAICYPQLTGASSLKEEIVSGLDILIVRELNGDIYFGQPRGVRQAPDGLFEGAKEGFDTMRYAEPEVRRIAHVAFQAAQKRGKKLTSVDKANVLETSQFWKDIMIDVSKEYADVELSHMYVDNAAMQLVKAPKSFDVIVTGNMFGDILSDEAAMLTGSIGMLPSASLDKNNKGLYEPSHGSAPDIAGKGIANPLATILSAAMMLRYSLNRAEQADRIENAVKKVLEQGYRTGDILTPGCKQVGTEAMGDAVIAAL, encoded by the coding sequence ATGAAGATCGCAGTGTTGCCGGGCGACGGCATCGGCAAGGAAATCGTCAAGGAAGCAGTCAAGGTGCTGAACGTGCTCGGCGAAAAGTTCGAGCTCGAAGAAGCACCCGTCGGCGGCGCGGGTTACGAGGCGGCAGGCCATCCGCTGCCGGAAGCCACGCTGAAGCTCGCGAAGGAAGCGGACGCGATCCTGTTCGGCGCCGTCGGCGACTGGAAATACGATTCGCTCGAACGCGCGCTGCGCCCGGAACAGGCGATTCTCGGTCTGCGCAAGCATCTGCAGCTGTTCGCGAACTTCCGTCCGGCCATTTGCTATCCGCAATTGACGGGCGCGTCGTCGCTGAAGGAAGAGATCGTGTCGGGCCTCGATATTCTGATCGTCCGCGAACTGAACGGCGACATCTACTTCGGCCAGCCGCGCGGCGTGCGTCAGGCGCCGGACGGCCTGTTCGAAGGCGCGAAGGAAGGCTTCGACACGATGCGTTATGCGGAGCCCGAAGTGCGCCGCATCGCGCACGTCGCTTTCCAGGCAGCGCAAAAGCGCGGCAAGAAGCTGACGTCGGTGGATAAAGCCAATGTGCTCGAAACGTCGCAGTTCTGGAAGGACATCATGATCGACGTGTCGAAGGAGTATGCGGACGTCGAGCTGTCGCACATGTACGTCGACAACGCGGCGATGCAGCTCGTGAAGGCGCCGAAGTCGTTCGACGTGATCGTCACGGGCAACATGTTCGGCGACATTCTGTCGGACGAAGCGGCCATGCTGACGGGCTCGATCGGCATGCTGCCGTCGGCTTCGCTCGACAAGAACAACAAGGGTCTGTACGAGCCGTCGCACGGTTCGGCGCCGGACATCGCGGGCAAGGGCATCGCCAATCCGCTCGCCACGATTCTTTCGGCAGCAATGATGCTGCGTTATTCGCTGAACCGCGCCGAGCAGGCCGACCGCATCGAAAACGCCGTGAAGAAGGTGCTGGAGCAGGGCTATCGCACGGGCGACATCCTCACGCCGGGTTGCAAGCAGGTCGGCACGGAAGCGATGGGCGACGCTGTGATCGCCGCGCTGTAA
- the leuC gene encoding 3-isopropylmalate dehydratase large subunit yields the protein MAQTLYDKLWNTHVVHTEEDGTTILYIDRQLLHEVTSPQAFEGLKMAERPVWRLSANLAVSDHNVPTTDRSHGIADPVSKLQVDTLDANCDAFGITQFKMNDLRQGIVHIIGPEQGATLPGMTIVCGDSHTSTHGAFGALAHGIGTSEVEHVLATQTLLQKKSKNMLVKVEGQLPRGCTAKDIVLAIIGKIGTAGGTGYAIEFGGSTIRALSMEGRMTVCNMAIEAGARAGMVAVDDTTVDYLKGRPYSPQGVEWDQAVGYWKQFKSDEGAQFDRVVELNAAEIVPQVTWGTSPEMVTSIDGRVPDPEKEKDPVKRGAMERALQYMALEPNLPIESIKPDKIFIGSCTNARIEDIRAAAWVVKKLGRRIASNIRLAMVVPGSGLVKAQAEREGLDKVFKEAGFEWREPGCSMCLAMNADRLEPGERCASTSNRNFEGRQGAGGRTHLVSPAMAAAAAIEGHFVDIRKLG from the coding sequence ATGGCACAGACTCTCTACGACAAATTGTGGAACACGCACGTGGTCCACACGGAAGAAGACGGCACGACTATTCTCTACATCGACCGTCAACTGCTGCATGAAGTGACCAGCCCGCAGGCCTTCGAAGGGCTGAAGATGGCGGAGCGCCCCGTGTGGCGCCTCAGCGCGAATCTGGCGGTGTCGGACCACAACGTGCCGACCACGGATCGCAGCCACGGCATCGCCGATCCCGTGTCGAAGCTGCAGGTCGATACGCTCGACGCGAACTGCGACGCGTTCGGCATCACGCAGTTCAAGATGAACGACCTGCGTCAGGGCATCGTTCACATCATCGGGCCGGAGCAGGGCGCGACACTGCCGGGCATGACGATCGTCTGCGGCGACTCGCACACGTCCACGCACGGCGCGTTCGGCGCGCTGGCGCACGGCATCGGCACGTCGGAAGTCGAGCACGTGCTGGCCACGCAAACGCTTCTGCAGAAGAAGAGCAAGAACATGCTCGTGAAGGTGGAAGGCCAGTTGCCGCGCGGCTGCACCGCGAAGGACATCGTGCTCGCCATCATCGGCAAGATCGGCACGGCGGGCGGCACGGGCTATGCCATCGAATTCGGCGGTTCGACCATTCGCGCGCTGTCGATGGAAGGCCGCATGACCGTCTGCAACATGGCGATCGAAGCGGGCGCGCGCGCCGGCATGGTCGCCGTCGACGACACGACTGTCGATTACCTGAAGGGCCGTCCGTACTCGCCGCAAGGCGTCGAGTGGGACCAGGCCGTCGGATACTGGAAGCAGTTCAAGTCCGACGAAGGCGCGCAGTTCGATCGCGTGGTCGAGCTGAACGCTGCCGAGATCGTGCCGCAAGTCACGTGGGGCACGTCGCCGGAAATGGTCACGTCCATCGACGGGCGCGTGCCGGATCCGGAAAAAGAAAAAGACCCGGTGAAGCGCGGTGCGATGGAGCGCGCGCTGCAATACATGGCGCTCGAACCGAATCTGCCGATCGAATCGATCAAGCCGGACAAGATCTTCATCGGCTCGTGCACGAACGCGCGCATCGAAGACATCCGCGCCGCCGCGTGGGTTGTCAAGAAACTCGGCCGCCGCATCGCGTCGAACATCCGTCTCGCGATGGTCGTGCCGGGCTCGGGTCTCGTGAAGGCGCAAGCCGAACGCGAAGGTCTCGACAAGGTGTTCAAGGAAGCGGGCTTCGAATGGCGCGAGCCGGGCTGCTCGATGTGTCTTGCGATGAACGCCGACCGCCTCGAGCCGGGCGAGCGTTGCGCGTCCACGTCGAACCGCAACTTCGAAGGCCGTCAGGGCGCGGGCGGACGCACGCACCTCGTGAGTCCCGCGATGGCTGCGGCTGCCGCCATCGAAGGGCATTTCGTCGACATTCGCAAGCTGGGATGA
- a CDS encoding entericidin A/B family lipoprotein, producing MNIDRIAFLRRFALATLAGLLLGLAGCNTVHGFGEDLQHLGGSISDKAAK from the coding sequence ATGAACATTGATCGCATCGCATTTCTGCGCCGATTCGCACTCGCGACGCTTGCCGGGCTTCTGCTCGGTCTCGCCGGATGCAACACGGTGCACGGCTTTGGCGAAGACCTGCAGCATCTGGGCGGGTCGATCAGCGACAAGGCGGCAAAGTAA
- the truA gene encoding tRNA pseudouridine(38-40) synthase TruA, with product MTRIALGVQYDGAAFCGWQSQPHGKTVQDTLERALREFALTPLQTVVAGRTDTGVHGLGQVVHFDTELDRTDFSWVRGTNAFLPSTVAVQWAKPMSEAFHARFSAFERTYYYALYVHPVRSPMLATRAGWIHTPLDVDAMREAAACLIGEHDFSAFRSSECQAKTPVKHLYQIDIRPQGDFIHFRFRANAFLHHMVRNLMGCLVAVGRGRYPATWLVEVLQGRDRNRAAPTFMPDGLYLAQVGYPETFAVPAPQAGSVPWSTVWTDS from the coding sequence ATGACGAGGATTGCGCTCGGCGTTCAGTACGACGGCGCCGCGTTTTGCGGCTGGCAGTCGCAGCCACACGGCAAGACGGTGCAGGACACGCTCGAACGGGCGCTGCGCGAGTTCGCGCTGACGCCGCTGCAGACGGTCGTCGCGGGGCGCACGGATACGGGCGTCCACGGTCTTGGGCAGGTTGTGCATTTCGATACGGAACTCGACCGCACGGACTTTTCGTGGGTGCGCGGCACGAATGCGTTCTTGCCGTCTACCGTCGCCGTGCAGTGGGCCAAGCCGATGTCCGAAGCGTTTCACGCGCGGTTTTCGGCTTTCGAGCGCACTTACTACTACGCGCTGTACGTGCATCCCGTGCGTTCGCCGATGCTCGCGACCCGCGCCGGCTGGATCCACACGCCGCTCGACGTCGACGCGATGCGCGAAGCGGCGGCCTGCCTGATCGGCGAACACGATTTCTCGGCGTTCCGGTCGTCGGAATGCCAGGCGAAGACGCCCGTCAAGCATCTGTATCAGATCGACATCCGGCCGCAGGGCGACTTCATCCATTTTCGCTTCCGCGCCAACGCGTTTCTGCATCATATGGTGCGCAACCTGATGGGCTGTCTCGTCGCAGTCGGCCGCGGGCGCTATCCCGCGACGTGGCTCGTGGAAGTCCTGCAGGGCCGCGACCGGAATCGCGCCGCGCCCACTTTCATGCCCGACGGGCTGTATCTTGCTCAAGTGGGCTATCCTGAGACGTTTGCCGTGCCTGCGCCGCAGGCGGGCAGCGTGCCGTGGAGTACCGTTTGGACCGACTCATGA
- a CDS encoding phosphoribosylanthranilate isomerase, with protein sequence MTSADTQTENVLSDASAVPRRTRIKLCGLGNATDVAHAIDLGADAIGLVFYPPSPRALSVAQAVEMTRDIPPFVSVVGLFVNPTPEWFSDVICNVPLTMLQFHGDETPEQCEKLAGVAGLPWLRALRVAADTEPADLVKSALNYSAASGLLFDTHVEGYGGGGKVFDWSLIPEELARRAVLSGGLNTQNVRDAIHRVRPYAVDVSSGIEVSGAKGVKDHARMAAFVRAVRDADAR encoded by the coding sequence ATGACTTCCGCCGACACCCAAACCGAAAACGTTTTGTCCGATGCCAGCGCCGTGCCGCGCCGCACGCGCATCAAGCTGTGCGGGCTTGGCAATGCCACCGACGTCGCCCATGCCATCGACCTGGGCGCCGATGCGATCGGCCTCGTGTTCTATCCGCCTAGCCCGCGCGCGCTTAGCGTGGCGCAGGCCGTCGAGATGACGCGCGATATCCCGCCGTTCGTGTCGGTAGTCGGGTTGTTCGTGAATCCAACGCCCGAGTGGTTCAGCGACGTCATCTGCAACGTGCCGCTGACGATGCTCCAGTTTCACGGCGACGAAACGCCCGAGCAGTGCGAAAAGCTGGCGGGTGTTGCGGGTTTGCCTTGGTTGCGCGCTTTGCGCGTTGCGGCTGATACTGAGCCGGCCGATTTGGTAAAATCGGCGCTTAACTATTCGGCCGCCAGTGGTCTCCTGTTCGACACGCATGTCGAGGGCTATGGCGGCGGCGGGAAGGTCTTCGATTGGTCACTTATTCCAGAAGAGCTCGCGCGTCGGGCCGTTTTGAGTGGTGGGTTGAACACGCAAAACGTACGTGATGCGATTCATCGTGTGCGCCCGTACGCGGTCGATGTCTCAAGCGGCATCGAAGTGTCTGGCGCAAAGGGCGTGAAGGATCACGCCCGGATGGCGGCGTTCGTGCGCGCGGTGCGCGACGCGGACGCCCGGTGA
- a CDS encoding FimV/HubP family polar landmark protein: MTARFPILQAATRSGSQRIAAAVAIAFVGALSIPAGSYAQTAATGAASAASAASAPAGVNAGGAQFTVQPGQSLNDAAIAMTQSHDRTVLARAAKAIFDANPNAFMGHDPSRLRLGAVLNLPSVDTTGAPVGGAAAASAASDSAAQTAGGNGASAATSSAAPAAGVSAAAGAGASSAAATTTATATATATATPATQGASAPATAEATSSTPAAGAQPASGAAAPSASAASGTHSYTGSIQGSEPAATSPSALAANNGQPASQARPSSLQQLLALKNRVLMELQKHGIGKQPGPNENGAPATAATQPSNATPGASAPAHAAPSAAPSTSQPAGIPQEYLAAAGIAGAALVALLAGLTMRRRRKAARVQEEASAEITREDETPPVVPAAAEPFAVAPRDEAPSAAQTQPAPESHGVSAPAVAAAAYEAAASSTGPEHETETNPKPETFHTASAEAALDAASTLGADALPRESLDPAREEARAVEAAELEQAARERELTHNEAVAAPSAELSLDETPIHEPVEPHFVEPIGAPHEEPGAKSKPFVLDLGPAAGSAQLEPTFEQPIAPAAPPIQLSHVEPAAQHEQLIEPLPDTVGETHADTEDEGEATEPSSLPLGAPPPLEPAVPDEFPREAMRALDSIDDFALPPRTEPFASAAPVVTTLGSLATQPVVAPEITAQQAVPSHAPQAPAAADEIIAGTAGAAAVAGLGASRFGALKLDFDLELPPSPAQAVPSFTPAEIARIARNKLDLAAEYIDLGDVVGARTLINEVIESNDADSRADARALLSTLAPLS, translated from the coding sequence ATGACGGCCCGATTCCCTATTCTTCAAGCCGCCACACGTAGCGGCTCGCAGCGGATTGCGGCGGCTGTCGCAATCGCATTCGTCGGCGCGCTGTCGATCCCGGCCGGGAGCTACGCGCAGACTGCGGCCACGGGCGCGGCCAGCGCCGCTTCGGCCGCGAGCGCGCCGGCGGGCGTCAATGCCGGCGGCGCGCAATTCACCGTTCAGCCGGGGCAATCGTTGAACGACGCCGCGATTGCGATGACGCAATCGCACGATCGCACCGTGCTCGCGCGCGCGGCAAAGGCGATTTTCGACGCGAATCCTAATGCTTTCATGGGGCACGATCCGAGCCGTCTGAGGCTCGGTGCCGTCCTGAACCTGCCATCCGTCGATACTACGGGTGCGCCAGTCGGCGGGGCAGCGGCTGCTTCTGCGGCGTCTGATTCGGCCGCGCAGACTGCGGGCGGTAACGGTGCTTCTGCCGCGACGTCGTCTGCTGCACCGGCTGCTGGCGTGAGCGCTGCGGCTGGAGCGGGTGCATCGTCGGCGGCTGCGACGACAACGGCAACGGCAACGGCAACGGCAACGGCAACACCCGCCACGCAAGGCGCCAGCGCACCGGCGACAGCAGAGGCGACCTCTTCCACTCCCGCAGCCGGCGCGCAGCCGGCGAGCGGCGCTGCCGCTCCGTCGGCTTCCGCTGCGAGCGGCACGCATTCGTACACGGGATCCATCCAGGGCAGCGAGCCCGCCGCGACGTCGCCCAGTGCGCTCGCTGCAAACAACGGGCAGCCGGCGTCGCAGGCGCGTCCGTCGAGCTTGCAGCAGTTGCTGGCCCTGAAGAATCGCGTACTGATGGAATTGCAGAAGCACGGCATCGGCAAGCAGCCGGGCCCGAATGAAAACGGCGCGCCTGCAACGGCCGCGACGCAGCCTTCGAACGCGACGCCGGGCGCCAGCGCACCGGCTCACGCTGCGCCGTCAGCGGCACCGTCCACTAGCCAGCCGGCTGGAATCCCGCAGGAATATCTGGCTGCCGCGGGCATCGCCGGCGCTGCGCTCGTGGCGCTGCTGGCCGGTCTGACAATGCGCCGACGCCGGAAAGCTGCGCGTGTGCAGGAGGAGGCGAGCGCGGAAATTACGCGCGAGGATGAGACGCCGCCCGTCGTGCCCGCTGCTGCCGAGCCGTTTGCCGTTGCACCGCGCGACGAAGCGCCTTCGGCGGCGCAGACGCAGCCTGCACCGGAATCGCACGGTGTCAGCGCGCCCGCCGTGGCGGCTGCGGCCTACGAGGCAGCAGCAAGCTCGACCGGGCCGGAACACGAGACCGAAACCAACCCCAAGCCGGAAACGTTCCATACCGCGTCCGCCGAAGCCGCGCTTGACGCCGCCTCGACACTCGGCGCCGACGCGCTGCCGCGCGAATCGCTCGATCCGGCGCGTGAGGAAGCACGTGCCGTCGAAGCGGCAGAACTCGAACAGGCCGCCCGTGAACGGGAACTGACGCACAACGAAGCCGTGGCCGCGCCTTCCGCTGAACTGTCGCTCGATGAAACGCCGATCCACGAACCGGTCGAGCCGCATTTCGTCGAGCCGATCGGCGCGCCGCACGAGGAGCCGGGTGCGAAGTCGAAGCCCTTCGTGCTCGACCTCGGGCCAGCGGCCGGTTCGGCGCAGCTCGAGCCGACTTTCGAGCAGCCCATCGCGCCCGCCGCGCCGCCCATCCAGTTGAGCCATGTCGAGCCGGCTGCGCAGCACGAACAGCTGATCGAGCCACTGCCTGACACAGTCGGCGAGACGCACGCCGACACCGAAGATGAAGGCGAGGCAACGGAACCGAGTTCGCTGCCGCTCGGCGCGCCACCGCCGCTGGAACCCGCCGTGCCGGACGAATTCCCGCGCGAGGCCATGCGCGCGCTCGACAGCATCGACGATTTCGCGCTGCCGCCGCGCACCGAACCGTTCGCGTCGGCTGCGCCTGTCGTGACGACGCTGGGCTCGCTGGCGACGCAGCCCGTCGTCGCGCCCGAAATCACCGCGCAGCAGGCGGTGCCTTCGCATGCGCCGCAAGCGCCTGCTGCCGCCGATGAAATCATCGCCGGCACGGCGGGCGCGGCCGCCGTTGCGGGCCTGGGCGCGTCGCGCTTTGGCGCGTTGAAGCTCGATTTCGACCTCGAACTGCCGCCGTCGCCGGCGCAGGCCGTGCCTTCGTTCACGCCGGCCGAGATCGCGCGCATCGCTCGCAACAAGCTCGATCTCGCCGCGGAGTACATCGATCTCGGCGACGTGGTCGGCGCGCGGACGCTGATCAACGAAGTCATCGAGTCGAACGATGCCGACTCGCGCGCCGACGCTCGCGCGTTGCTGTCGACGCTCGCGCCGCTTTCGTGA
- the trpB gene encoding tryptophan synthase subunit beta — MYNLPDERGHFGQYGGVFVAETLVHALDELRDAYEKFSKDPDFIAEYERELKYFVGRPSPVYHAQRWSELLGGAQVYLKREDLNHTGAHKVNNVIGQALLAKRMGKPRVIAETGAGQHGVATATIAARFGMECIVYMGAEDVRRQAANVYRMKLLGATVVPVESGSRTLKDALNEAMRDWVTNVENTFYIIGTVAGPHPYPMMVRDFQRVIGDECKVQMPELTGRQPDAVIACVGGGSNAMGIFYPYIDDKSVKLIGVEAAGDGIDTGRHAASLIGGSPGVLHGNRTYLLQDENGQIIETHSVSAGLDYPGVGPEHAWLKDSGRAEYVGITDEEALKAFHDCCRIEGIIPALESSHALAYAAKLAPTLPKDKILLVNLSGRGDKDMHTVAERSGIQF, encoded by the coding sequence ATGTACAACTTACCCGATGAACGTGGCCATTTCGGCCAATATGGCGGCGTCTTCGTCGCCGAAACGCTCGTGCACGCGCTTGACGAACTGCGCGATGCCTACGAGAAATTCTCCAAAGACCCGGACTTCATCGCCGAATACGAGCGCGAACTGAAGTACTTTGTCGGTCGTCCTTCCCCCGTTTATCACGCACAACGCTGGAGCGAACTGCTCGGCGGCGCGCAGGTTTATCTGAAGCGCGAAGACCTGAACCACACGGGCGCGCACAAGGTGAACAACGTGATCGGCCAGGCGCTGCTCGCGAAGCGCATGGGCAAGCCGCGCGTGATCGCGGAAACGGGCGCGGGCCAGCACGGCGTGGCGACGGCGACCATCGCGGCGCGCTTCGGCATGGAATGCATCGTGTACATGGGCGCGGAAGACGTGCGCCGCCAGGCTGCGAACGTCTACCGGATGAAGCTGCTCGGCGCGACCGTCGTGCCCGTCGAATCCGGCTCGCGCACGCTGAAGGACGCGCTGAACGAAGCGATGCGCGACTGGGTCACGAACGTCGAGAACACGTTCTACATCATCGGCACGGTGGCGGGTCCGCATCCGTATCCGATGATGGTGCGCGACTTCCAGCGCGTGATCGGCGACGAATGCAAGGTGCAGATGCCCGAACTGACGGGCCGTCAGCCGGATGCCGTGATCGCGTGCGTTGGCGGCGGTTCGAATGCGATGGGTATTTTTTATCCGTACATTGACGACAAATCGGTGAAGCTGATTGGCGTCGAGGCGGCCGGCGACGGCATCGACACGGGCCGTCACGCGGCGTCGCTGATCGGCGGCAGCCCGGGTGTGCTGCACGGCAACCGCACGTATCTGCTGCAGGACGAGAACGGCCAGATCATCGAGACGCATTCGGTGTCGGCGGGCCTCGATTATCCGGGCGTCGGTCCCGAGCACGCGTGGCTCAAGGACAGCGGACGCGCCGAATACGTCGGCATCACCGACGAAGAAGCGCTCAAGGCGTTCCACGACTGCTGCCGCATCGAGGGCATCATTCCCGCGCTGGAGTCGAGTCACGCGCTCGCGTACGCGGCGAAGCTCGCGCCGACCTTGCCGAAGGACAAAATCCTTCTGGTGAACCTGTCGGGCCGCGGCGACAAGGACATGCACACGGTCGCCGAGCGATCGGGCATCCAGTTCTGA
- the asd gene encoding aspartate-semialdehyde dehydrogenase: MNVGLVGWRGMVGSVLMQRMQEERDFDLIEPVFFSTSNAGGNAPSFAKNETKLKDATSIDDLKKCDAIISCQGGDYTNEVFPKLRAAGWDGYWIDAASALRMKDDAVIILDPVNLDVIKNALVKGQKNFIGGNCTVSLMLMALGGLFRENLVDWMTAMTYQAASGAGAQNMRELLQQMGTLYGSAKEDLADPSSAILDIDRRVLSAMNSDRMPTDHFGVPLAGSLIPWIDKDLGNGMSKEEWKGGSETNKILGKPAMGQPGSIPVDGLCVRIGAMRCHSQALTIKLKKDVPLDEVNGILASANDWVKVVPNEREASIRDLSPAVVTGTLTVPVGRLRKLAMGGEYLSAFTVGDQLLWGAAEPLRRMLRILLDK, from the coding sequence ATGAACGTAGGTCTCGTAGGTTGGCGCGGCATGGTCGGCAGCGTCCTCATGCAACGCATGCAGGAAGAACGCGATTTCGATCTGATCGAACCGGTGTTTTTCAGCACCAGCAACGCGGGCGGCAATGCGCCGTCGTTCGCCAAGAACGAGACCAAACTCAAAGATGCGACAAGCATCGACGACCTGAAGAAGTGCGACGCCATCATTTCCTGCCAGGGCGGCGACTACACGAACGAAGTGTTCCCGAAGCTGCGCGCAGCGGGCTGGGACGGTTACTGGATCGACGCGGCCTCGGCGCTTCGCATGAAGGATGACGCCGTCATCATTCTCGATCCCGTCAACCTCGACGTGATCAAGAACGCGCTGGTCAAGGGCCAGAAGAATTTCATCGGCGGCAACTGCACGGTCAGCCTGATGCTGATGGCGCTGGGCGGCCTGTTCCGCGAAAACCTCGTCGACTGGATGACGGCCATGACGTATCAGGCCGCATCGGGCGCGGGCGCGCAGAACATGCGCGAACTGCTGCAGCAGATGGGCACGCTGTACGGTTCGGCGAAGGAAGACCTCGCCGATCCGTCGTCGGCAATTCTCGACATCGACCGCCGCGTGCTGTCGGCCATGAACAGCGACCGCATGCCGACGGATCATTTTGGCGTACCGCTCGCCGGCTCGCTGATTCCGTGGATCGACAAGGATCTCGGCAACGGCATGTCGAAGGAAGAGTGGAAGGGCGGCTCGGAAACCAACAAGATTCTCGGCAAGCCGGCCATGGGCCAGCCGGGTTCGATCCCCGTCGACGGTCTGTGCGTGCGTATCGGCGCAATGCGCTGCCACTCGCAGGCGCTGACCATCAAGCTCAAGAAGGACGTGCCGCTCGACGAAGTGAACGGCATCCTCGCCTCGGCGAACGACTGGGTGAAGGTCGTGCCGAACGAGCGCGAAGCGTCGATCCGCGATCTGTCGCCGGCAGTCGTGACGGGCACGCTGACGGTTCCCGTCGGCCGTCTGCGCAAGCTGGCGATGGGTGGCGAATACCTGTCCGCATTCACGGTTGGCGACCAGCTTCTGTGGGGCGCTGCCGAGCCGCTGCGTCGTATGCTTCGCATTCTGCTCGACAAGTAA
- a CDS encoding DNA-methyltransferase, which yields MRDEFEEPQPPALNGDAEAGVAEAAQRLDAASLLAVPAGIQLLNRDFLTDAANLPDGSIDLIVADPPYGLGKDYGNDSDMRSGEDFLAWTRDWLDLAIPKLKPSGSLYIFCTWQYAPEIFVFLKSRLLMINEIIWDRRVPSMGGTTRRFTSVHDNIGYFAVSKDYFFDLDPVRIPYDAVTKKARSRKLFEGSKWLELGYNPKDVWSVSRLHRQHAERVDHPTQKPLEIVERMVLASCPPGGRVLDPFMGSGTTAVACARQKREFVGYEINESYCAIARERVSLAANPPPPVPRRSKAVIADPTAQA from the coding sequence ATGCGCGACGAGTTCGAGGAGCCGCAGCCGCCCGCGCTGAATGGCGACGCCGAAGCCGGCGTCGCCGAGGCCGCGCAACGGCTGGATGCCGCGTCGTTGCTGGCCGTGCCGGCCGGCATCCAGCTCCTTAACCGCGATTTTCTGACCGATGCAGCGAACCTGCCGGACGGCTCGATCGATCTGATCGTCGCCGATCCACCCTATGGCCTTGGCAAGGACTATGGCAACGATTCGGACATGCGCTCGGGCGAGGATTTTCTCGCCTGGACGCGTGACTGGCTCGATCTCGCCATTCCCAAGCTCAAGCCGTCGGGTTCGCTGTACATCTTCTGCACGTGGCAGTACGCGCCGGAAATCTTCGTTTTTCTGAAGAGCAGGCTCCTGATGATCAACGAGATCATCTGGGACCGGCGCGTGCCGAGCATGGGCGGCACGACGCGCCGTTTCACGTCGGTGCACGACAATATCGGTTATTTCGCGGTGTCGAAAGACTACTTTTTCGACCTCGATCCCGTCCGCATCCCGTACGATGCCGTCACGAAGAAGGCGCGTTCGCGCAAGTTGTTCGAAGGAAGCAAGTGGCTGGAGCTCGGCTACAACCCGAAGGACGTCTGGTCCGTGTCCCGCCTGCATCGGCAGCATGCCGAGCGGGTCGATCACCCGACCCAGAAACCGCTCGAAATCGTCGAGCGGATGGTCTTGGCCAGTTGTCCGCCGGGTGGCCGCGTGCTCGATCCCTTCATGGGAAGCGGCACGACGGCCGTCGCTTGCGCCCGTCAGAAGCGCGAATTCGTCGGCTATGAGATCAACGAAAGTTACTGTGCAATAGCGCGAGAACGCGTCAGCCTGGCGGCAAATCCGCCTCCGCCCGTTCCTCGTCGCAGCAAGGCCGTCATCGCCGATCCAACGGCCCAGGCCTGA